The following proteins come from a genomic window of Pelagicoccus albus:
- a CDS encoding DUF1152 domain-containing protein, whose protein sequence is MDQKPKASLIEIALKSKRALIFGIGGGGDIIQAIPIANLLKALGLEKVIVGGVACQWWTPDGNPLSETWGTAVMGPTLYDVHELSPAKTLVPGIVEVCKESALGNRIPCEAHLSDTLPADSVVIASLMGGTQGLANSLKALVEAEQLDLIVGVDIGSDTFFDGENAMPAKTSLVDFMSMGALIEQEVPVLYGVSGYGGDGEMPLDELDVRVSRVMKAGGYLGAHGITQSDVLAMKEACSIYEDPVEPISWRAACGELGWTNVWTHGPWGTAVKVTPLASVMMFFDPQTVATSNSKGILALQRSTSLEEAETIYKEELKQYPESQLYPTIQFFPET, encoded by the coding sequence ATGGATCAAAAGCCAAAGGCATCGCTAATTGAAATCGCCCTCAAATCAAAAAGAGCTCTCATCTTCGGAATAGGAGGTGGAGGAGATATCATTCAGGCAATCCCCATTGCCAATCTCTTGAAAGCCCTCGGCCTAGAAAAAGTCATCGTGGGCGGAGTGGCCTGCCAATGGTGGACGCCAGACGGAAATCCCTTGTCCGAAACCTGGGGCACCGCCGTTATGGGCCCGACGCTTTACGACGTCCACGAGCTCAGCCCGGCTAAGACGCTCGTACCGGGAATCGTCGAAGTCTGCAAGGAATCAGCCCTCGGAAACCGGATTCCCTGCGAAGCTCATCTTAGCGACACCCTACCCGCCGACTCGGTCGTAATCGCCAGCCTGATGGGGGGCACTCAAGGACTCGCCAACTCGCTAAAAGCGCTGGTGGAAGCCGAGCAACTAGATCTCATCGTGGGCGTCGACATTGGTTCGGATACCTTTTTCGACGGAGAAAACGCCATGCCTGCCAAAACCTCCTTGGTCGACTTCATGAGCATGGGAGCTCTCATCGAACAGGAGGTACCTGTCTTATATGGAGTTTCTGGATACGGCGGCGACGGAGAAATGCCGCTGGACGAACTCGATGTGCGGGTATCTCGCGTAATGAAAGCGGGTGGCTACCTTGGGGCCCACGGCATTACCCAAAGCGATGTGCTCGCCATGAAAGAGGCTTGCTCGATTTACGAAGATCCCGTCGAACCCATCTCCTGGCGAGCTGCCTGCGGCGAACTAGGCTGGACAAACGTTTGGACCCATGGACCATGGGGAACTGCGGTAAAAGTAACCCCACTCGCTTCCGTCATGATGTTTTTCGATCCCCAAACCGTAGCGACATCCAACTCCAAAGGCATACTCGCTCTGCAGCGTTCGACTAGCCTAGAGGAAGCCGAGACCATCTATAAGGAAGAATTGAAGCAGTATCCAGAATCTCAACTGTATCCAACGATCCAATTCTTCCCCGAAACCTAG
- a CDS encoding sigma-70 family RNA polymerase sigma factor — protein MENEFENNRSHDTLRTRATLLFRLRDWKDGETWREFYDLYYNFVYRHARGSGLSHHESEEVTQEVFHAVAKNIGKFTPQPRPGSFRRWLGNLARWRVTDKQRERSKPSSPHNTYKDEEREDPLDSIPAPTASEEARLEAEWQQELYETAVKRLAQRTNPKHFQVFILHHREEWPLKRIATELKITRTSAYVINHRLKSQLQGELKTLDRELT, from the coding sequence GTGGAAAACGAATTTGAAAACAACAGATCGCACGATACTCTAAGGACTCGAGCGACTCTACTCTTCCGGCTAAGAGACTGGAAAGATGGTGAGACTTGGCGCGAATTCTACGATCTGTATTATAATTTTGTATACAGACACGCTCGCGGCTCTGGCTTGAGCCATCACGAATCAGAGGAAGTAACCCAGGAGGTTTTTCACGCCGTTGCTAAGAACATAGGAAAGTTCACTCCTCAACCGCGCCCGGGCTCATTCCGTCGTTGGCTGGGGAATCTAGCTCGATGGAGGGTGACCGATAAGCAACGTGAAAGATCAAAACCCTCTAGCCCTCATAATACTTACAAAGACGAGGAACGAGAAGACCCACTTGATTCGATACCCGCTCCTACGGCATCCGAGGAAGCTCGCCTTGAAGCAGAATGGCAGCAGGAGCTATACGAAACCGCCGTCAAACGTTTGGCACAGCGAACGAACCCTAAACACTTTCAAGTTTTTATTCTGCATCACCGCGAGGAATGGCCGCTTAAGCGAATCGCAACTGAGCTGAAAATAACAAGAACTTCAGCTTACGTAATAAACCATCGCCTCAAATCTCAGCTGCAGGGAGAGTTAAAAACACTTGATAGGGAACTCACTTAA
- a CDS encoding NCS2 family permease: MKRFVKGDVDGFFALGLDNMLMLILMSNLCQGFLGFSADLFYGKVLPGTAIGLAIGNLYYSRQALKLAALEKRNDVCALPYGTSILTIVSFVFLVMYPVQQMGLNDGLSKAEADLMAWRAGLLACFGSGLIEFGGSFIVYHLRRFTPRPALLSTLAGIGFAFIALDFVFRSYAYPLVGITTLGLVIIAYYGGVRLKFGLPVGFVALLLGTGIAWILHFTRDSDIVPRVSLQLDSFGLHFPLPVFGDIIAAWSLLPIVLPVLAPLGIIHLVLSLQIIESAEAAGDKYDARSSLVVNGLGTILAGTFGSPFPTSLYIGHPGWKAMGARAGYSVLNAVFIALLAFSGSATLLFYYVPVEAGMAILIWIGVSMMSQAFQATPSKYTSAVVFGLIPVVGAFSALVMKHAISSASVMTGTPLFTPELNETMVNVRTFFSHGVFAIEQGYVYTSIILSAATVYIIDRKFKIAGLWFFAAAILAGFGLTSQYTFAVTDTVAHLGWQWNDWFWSYLAVGGLLFAIPYLSSPHENPEGH, translated from the coding sequence ATGAAACGATTCGTAAAAGGGGACGTCGATGGCTTTTTCGCCCTCGGCCTGGACAACATGTTAATGCTCATTCTGATGAGCAACCTGTGCCAAGGCTTCCTCGGCTTCTCGGCGGATCTTTTCTACGGCAAGGTGCTGCCGGGGACGGCGATCGGACTAGCCATTGGCAACCTCTACTATTCTCGCCAAGCGCTAAAATTGGCCGCCTTGGAGAAGCGAAATGACGTCTGCGCCCTTCCCTACGGAACCAGTATTTTGACCATCGTTTCCTTCGTATTTTTGGTGATGTATCCGGTCCAGCAAATGGGACTAAACGACGGTCTCAGCAAGGCGGAGGCAGATTTGATGGCGTGGCGGGCCGGACTCCTCGCTTGCTTCGGTTCGGGCTTAATCGAATTCGGCGGATCGTTCATCGTCTACCACCTTCGCCGCTTTACGCCGCGTCCCGCTCTGCTCTCCACGCTCGCGGGTATCGGCTTCGCCTTCATCGCTCTCGACTTCGTATTCAGATCTTACGCCTATCCGCTCGTGGGCATCACCACGCTGGGGCTCGTCATCATCGCCTACTATGGAGGGGTCAGGCTGAAGTTTGGCCTGCCGGTTGGCTTCGTCGCTCTATTGCTCGGCACGGGTATCGCCTGGATTCTACACTTCACCCGCGATTCGGATATCGTACCCAGAGTTTCCTTACAGCTCGATAGCTTTGGCCTGCATTTTCCTCTTCCCGTTTTCGGTGACATCATCGCAGCCTGGAGCCTTCTCCCTATCGTCCTCCCGGTGCTGGCGCCGCTGGGCATCATCCACCTCGTCTTGTCGCTGCAGATAATCGAATCCGCCGAAGCTGCCGGGGACAAATACGACGCGAGGTCTTCCCTGGTGGTTAATGGATTAGGGACGATTCTGGCGGGCACCTTTGGGTCTCCCTTTCCCACCTCGCTCTACATCGGACACCCGGGCTGGAAGGCGATGGGAGCTCGCGCGGGTTATTCGGTTCTCAATGCGGTCTTTATCGCCCTGCTTGCCTTCTCGGGCTCCGCGACCTTGCTTTTCTATTACGTGCCCGTCGAGGCCGGCATGGCCATTCTTATTTGGATCGGCGTATCCATGATGTCACAGGCCTTCCAGGCCACCCCTTCCAAATACACCTCGGCTGTCGTGTTCGGACTGATACCGGTGGTCGGAGCGTTTTCGGCCCTCGTGATGAAACATGCCATCTCGAGCGCGTCGGTTATGACGGGAACACCTTTGTTCACTCCGGAGCTGAACGAGACGATGGTTAACGTGCGAACCTTCTTCAGCCACGGTGTCTTCGCGATCGAGCAAGGCTATGTCTACACCTCTATCATCCTTTCTGCCGCCACCGTCTACATCATCGACCGGAAATTCAAGATCGCCGGATTGTGGTTTTTCGCGGCAGCGATTCTCGCTGGCTTCGGCCTCACCAGCCAATACACCTTTGCCGTGACCGACACTGTTGCCCACCTCGGGTGGCAATGGAATGACTGGTTCTGGTCTTACTTGGCGGTGGGAGGCCTTCTCTTTGCCATTCCCTACCTTTCCAGCCCGCATGAAAACCCCGAGGGGCATTAG
- a CDS encoding aldo/keto reductase, protein MNLAGERAMSLRTSRIGSLDAPVVAMGSWAIGGDGWGGSDRKEAIEALREGIANGMRLIDTAPIYGFGLSEDVVGEAIQGYRDEVLLATKCGLRWNVEVGEFNYEDGAGNKIYRCLSPESIREEVEASLKRLKVDTIDLYQTHWQTHTTPIEDTMAALMALKEEGKIREIGVSNVTPSDVLKYESKGPVASVQEMFSMIDREKEADLFPFAIEKGVGVLAYSPLAMGLLSGKLGPERVFNSDDNRSWSPRFTVANRYKVKALLDDLEPIASDNALSLAQLVLAWTVAQPTVTHILCGCRTVKQAKENAKGGFFEFSEADLKAIDEVIARHALKLPHPFLPED, encoded by the coding sequence ATGAATCTAGCAGGAGAGCGAGCGATGAGTTTACGTACCAGTCGAATAGGAAGTTTGGATGCTCCCGTTGTCGCAATGGGAAGTTGGGCAATTGGAGGCGATGGATGGGGTGGCAGCGACCGCAAAGAGGCGATCGAAGCCCTGCGCGAAGGAATTGCCAACGGTATGCGGCTTATTGATACAGCTCCCATCTACGGTTTTGGCCTCTCGGAGGACGTAGTCGGTGAAGCAATTCAAGGATACCGCGACGAGGTGTTGCTAGCGACAAAATGCGGGCTGCGGTGGAATGTCGAAGTGGGAGAGTTCAACTATGAAGACGGTGCGGGAAACAAGATTTACCGCTGCCTCTCGCCGGAAAGTATCCGCGAGGAGGTCGAGGCCTCTTTGAAGCGCTTGAAGGTTGATACGATCGACTTGTATCAAACGCACTGGCAAACGCACACCACGCCCATCGAAGATACGATGGCTGCCCTGATGGCTCTCAAGGAAGAGGGGAAGATTCGCGAGATCGGTGTCAGCAATGTCACGCCAAGCGATGTCTTGAAATACGAAAGCAAAGGCCCGGTGGCGAGCGTGCAGGAAATGTTTAGCATGATCGATCGGGAGAAGGAGGCAGACCTGTTTCCCTTTGCCATCGAAAAGGGCGTGGGGGTTCTCGCTTATTCGCCTCTAGCAATGGGCCTCTTGAGCGGGAAGCTGGGGCCAGAGCGTGTATTCAATTCTGATGACAACCGCTCCTGGAGCCCGCGGTTCACGGTGGCAAACCGTTACAAAGTGAAAGCCTTACTCGATGATCTCGAACCGATCGCTTCGGACAACGCTTTGTCGCTCGCTCAGCTGGTGCTGGCTTGGACGGTGGCTCAACCCACGGTGACGCACATCCTTTGCGGTTGCCGTACCGTCAAGCAGGCGAAGGAAAATGCCAAGGGAGGCTTCTTCGAATTCAGCGAAGCGGACCTCAAGGCAATCGACGAAGTGATTGCTCGGCATGCCCTGAAACTGCCACATCCTTTCCTACCGGAGGACTGA
- a CDS encoding protein kinase family protein, with translation MPHPLGDSPEIPDYILLRKIGSGSYGDVYLARGVTGLFRAVKVVYKSRFPDSVPFEREMRGLEKFARISLIETSQLAVLHIGKSNDGSYFYYVMELADDIVKRQEIEPENYKPLTLREHSEKKQTLAINDCLRIGIQLATALKSLHRYGLVHRDIKPSNIVYVNGIPKLADIGLVAQSSQELSIVGTEGYLAPEGPGSPQADLFALGKVLYEIATGLDRKRFPMLPDKLSSHPEQSLLLEFNEVLLKTCDPRMEKRYADAADLLDALHLIQAGKSLRRLNFAEKSLKTAAKWITLLAVVATIAVSGAFLERRRANASEKLLQYAAALTQARSSIAQGDLGFARNRLRLGKELRKASSDGFEWRALNMLAQGTGSTLFRPKGPRIMKLDSTSDGQLFAVHDYSTDVNVYSTETLEQIATISGVSELGGITPSGSHMFGANLSGRATLWSIEAEPIISIICDDEGRFRPLGIDHSETCFGLIDGQSNKLVRIRPKHRPQILNLALPNQDTAQWQLFRSAVSTKGETIIAWVSLVEATPKFLVTHADSKFSASSQYLPDRPHSVGFDETGPWICLAEEGTLLRKSNEKQFEPDKSSPFPALTSHRVILPDGAEIIVHAEKATFRHSDKNTILAGHASDITSVTSTGTVFITGSEDGEIRIWPLNNIEQKQARFQAWNAHGKYELLAFTHDGRIAVRSGEKECAILNSDTLALETTKPGVFDFLEKADGTEIALSSDGIVLLEDTKSGEGSIIQEGAFLRVFSSPNNRADFAISSKGSLYRIKGNQVTKLNLPFDWSSIVSIETEDSGSFVWAVDSFRTLSLWDLNLNSQRWAIDLGALSPEIVYNAVDDTLYILLSNGQVQHRDAQTGDLLAEQSTGSPSPECLVISPLENRLLVGGREGLIHVLSLDQLAYLAALPVTDSLPVHTIALNKDVTRLAILGKSGPVRVIKADY, from the coding sequence ATGCCTCACCCCCTCGGCGATAGTCCTGAGATTCCCGACTATATTCTGCTTCGAAAAATCGGAAGCGGTAGCTATGGCGATGTATATCTAGCTCGTGGAGTTACTGGACTTTTTCGTGCTGTAAAAGTCGTCTACAAAAGCCGTTTCCCTGACTCGGTTCCATTCGAGAGAGAAATGCGTGGACTAGAAAAGTTCGCTAGAATTTCGCTCATCGAAACGAGCCAGCTCGCAGTCCTACATATCGGCAAAAGTAATGATGGCAGCTATTTTTACTATGTAATGGAGCTGGCAGATGATATCGTCAAGCGCCAGGAGATCGAACCGGAAAACTACAAGCCACTAACCCTCCGAGAACATAGCGAAAAAAAGCAGACGTTGGCTATAAACGATTGTCTGCGAATTGGTATTCAACTGGCAACAGCTTTAAAATCACTGCACCGCTACGGACTTGTCCACCGCGACATCAAGCCATCGAATATTGTATACGTAAATGGAATACCTAAACTTGCGGATATCGGACTCGTGGCTCAGTCCAGCCAAGAGTTGAGTATAGTCGGAACGGAAGGATACCTAGCTCCCGAAGGACCAGGCTCTCCACAAGCGGATCTGTTTGCGTTGGGGAAAGTACTCTACGAAATAGCGACCGGTCTGGATCGAAAACGCTTCCCGATGCTGCCGGATAAACTCTCGAGTCATCCGGAACAATCCCTACTCCTCGAATTCAACGAAGTCCTACTGAAGACATGCGACCCAAGAATGGAGAAACGTTACGCCGACGCAGCCGACTTGCTAGACGCCTTGCACTTAATCCAAGCAGGCAAATCCCTGAGACGGCTGAACTTCGCAGAGAAGAGTCTAAAGACAGCGGCCAAATGGATTACGCTTTTGGCTGTTGTCGCCACGATCGCCGTCAGCGGAGCATTTCTTGAAAGACGGCGGGCGAACGCATCCGAGAAACTTCTCCAGTATGCCGCCGCCCTAACACAGGCCAGATCATCCATTGCCCAAGGAGACCTCGGTTTCGCCCGAAATCGACTCAGACTCGGTAAAGAGCTACGAAAAGCATCCTCCGATGGCTTCGAATGGAGGGCACTCAACATGCTAGCACAAGGCACTGGTTCGACGCTTTTCCGTCCGAAAGGTCCTCGTATCATGAAATTGGATTCGACATCCGATGGACAGCTCTTCGCCGTCCATGACTACAGTACTGACGTAAATGTATACAGCACAGAGACGTTGGAACAGATTGCTACCATTTCAGGGGTAAGCGAACTTGGTGGAATCACTCCGAGTGGTAGTCATATGTTTGGAGCAAACCTTAGCGGCAGAGCTACCCTTTGGAGTATTGAGGCTGAGCCGATAATCTCAATAATTTGCGATGATGAAGGCCGCTTCCGCCCGCTAGGCATCGACCATTCAGAAACATGTTTCGGCCTTATAGACGGTCAATCAAACAAGCTCGTTCGCATTCGCCCAAAGCACCGACCACAAATTCTCAACTTAGCGCTTCCCAACCAAGACACCGCCCAATGGCAGCTCTTTCGTTCCGCCGTATCTACGAAAGGAGAAACTATCATAGCTTGGGTGTCCCTAGTTGAGGCGACACCCAAATTTCTGGTGACACATGCCGACTCCAAGTTCTCGGCTTCGAGTCAATACCTGCCCGATAGGCCGCACTCTGTCGGTTTCGACGAGACGGGCCCATGGATTTGCCTAGCCGAGGAAGGTACTTTGCTCCGCAAATCCAACGAAAAGCAATTTGAACCCGACAAGTCGTCTCCTTTCCCTGCGTTGACAAGTCATCGAGTGATCTTACCTGACGGAGCCGAGATAATAGTTCACGCCGAGAAAGCAACCTTTCGTCATTCCGACAAGAACACCATCCTTGCAGGCCACGCCTCCGATATCACGAGTGTTACTTCAACGGGGACCGTGTTCATCACCGGCAGTGAGGATGGCGAAATACGAATTTGGCCCCTGAATAACATCGAACAAAAACAAGCCAGATTTCAGGCATGGAATGCTCACGGCAAATATGAACTCCTCGCATTTACCCATGATGGTCGTATCGCAGTGCGCTCGGGTGAGAAAGAATGCGCCATCCTGAATTCTGATACGCTCGCACTCGAGACGACCAAACCAGGCGTTTTTGATTTCTTGGAAAAAGCAGATGGTACCGAAATCGCCCTCAGCTCAGATGGCATAGTCCTTCTCGAGGATACGAAGTCAGGAGAGGGGTCCATAATCCAGGAAGGAGCCTTTCTTCGAGTTTTTAGTAGCCCCAATAATCGTGCTGATTTCGCGATATCAAGTAAAGGATCCCTCTATCGGATCAAGGGTAACCAAGTGACTAAACTCAACTTACCATTCGATTGGAGTTCGATTGTCTCAATCGAAACCGAGGATAGCGGCTCCTTCGTTTGGGCAGTTGACTCGTTTCGCACACTTTCACTTTGGGACTTGAACTTGAACAGCCAACGTTGGGCCATCGACCTTGGTGCACTGTCGCCCGAAATAGTATATAATGCTGTAGATGATACCTTGTATATCTTGCTAAGCAATGGGCAAGTCCAGCATCGCGATGCCCAAACGGGCGATCTCCTCGCCGAACAAAGCACGGGGTCTCCTTCCCCAGAATGTCTTGTGATTTCCCCATTAGAAAATCGACTGTTAGTTGGCGGTCGTGAGGGACTAATACATGTCTTGTCCCTCGATCAATTAGCCTACTTGGCAGCGTTACCCGTAACCGATTCGCTCCCCGTCCATACTATCGCCCTCAATAAAGACGTAACCCGACTCGCCATACTAGGCAAGTCGGGTCCGGTTAGGGTAATTAAGGCGGATTATTGA
- a CDS encoding adenosine deaminase family protein translates to MPTNITEFIDALPKAEHHLHIEGSCPWNIMRSTMPETFHTPPPSWASDYRFTSFAQFEQMIFEYVSPWMTSPERYAEAAREIALERMKENVRYIEMSIAGIALELTQLPLDEVTAAIKDSLPPEIETRLFIGLHHNGFIKNHDRHLESILDCKYLDGIDLHGPEDFPLLDWSKAFWPAARGAGKQTKAHAGELSGSNAVREVISDLGVTKVQHGFRAFEDPEVVSLAVEEKVSFDVCPISNVKLGNVSSMQAHPLLQLEEAGIPCTINTDDPFVFGNCLRDDYLAVHESLGASPEILARFAKNGFTTADIDEASRSKFLGEIDAVLDSYLANQ, encoded by the coding sequence ATGCCGACCAACATTACTGAATTTATCGACGCACTTCCCAAGGCGGAGCATCACCTTCACATCGAAGGTTCCTGCCCCTGGAACATCATGCGGAGCACCATGCCGGAAACATTCCATACGCCGCCGCCGTCATGGGCCAGCGACTACCGCTTCACCAGTTTCGCTCAATTCGAGCAAATGATTTTCGAATACGTCTCCCCCTGGATGACCTCTCCGGAGCGCTACGCCGAAGCCGCCCGCGAAATCGCCCTAGAGCGCATGAAAGAAAACGTTCGCTACATCGAGATGAGTATCGCGGGCATTGCTCTGGAGCTCACTCAACTGCCACTGGACGAAGTAACGGCCGCCATCAAGGATAGCCTGCCGCCGGAGATCGAAACGCGGCTTTTCATTGGCCTGCACCACAACGGATTTATCAAAAACCACGACCGGCATCTGGAGAGTATCTTGGACTGCAAGTACCTCGATGGCATCGACCTGCACGGGCCGGAAGACTTCCCGCTCCTCGACTGGTCAAAAGCCTTTTGGCCCGCCGCTCGCGGAGCTGGCAAGCAGACCAAGGCCCATGCGGGCGAACTATCGGGATCGAACGCAGTCCGGGAAGTGATCTCGGATCTTGGGGTAACAAAAGTGCAACACGGTTTTCGCGCTTTCGAAGATCCAGAAGTGGTCTCGCTGGCCGTGGAGGAAAAGGTAAGCTTTGACGTGTGCCCGATCAGCAACGTCAAGCTGGGCAACGTATCCTCCATGCAAGCACACCCGCTTCTTCAGCTCGAAGAAGCAGGCATCCCTTGCACCATCAATACCGACGACCCTTTCGTATTCGGGAATTGCTTACGGGACGATTATCTCGCGGTCCATGAAAGCCTAGGAGCTAGCCCCGAAATACTGGCCCGTTTCGCAAAGAATGGTTTCACCACCGCTGACATTGACGAAGCGAGCCGCTCAAAATTTCTCGGAGAAATCGACGCGGTTCTCGACTCCTATCTGGCGAATCAGTGA
- a CDS encoding vanadium-dependent haloperoxidase, producing MKSRAQRSNETRVAATDLAASRPLPTHTSNGEEVTCRIDGKPSHSANFTKGLPHNYETGLALNTIDYELFVKGIDSGDPEDFAKTPLGPAARGKLEKKPICPTRTLIGCETTADDLKNIWKSDLGKNGPEVIDPPLCEGDELNPADPTKGIFKYEATKVRAWESAGAGHLFDLEGPDAQSVTMPPAPRLESPELTIEMAEVYLQALLRDTHLSNLNNIPGGDSTQAIPSCNDSHVTVEVADEILLALGSKRTGIGLFRGLTKGDLEGPYLSQFLLAGNKGINGKPNGRDRFPGTGEISYGALKVSQKVKTAKPCIDYLTTWESWFDVQNGADFRGYETYISDPDYRFITTPRDLATYVHYDALYQAYLNACLILIGNEVPFDPGIPYQRDDRYDKQQGFAHFGSPHILSLVCEVATRALKAVRFQKFNIHRRLRPEALAGRIHAQMTGKINLPEIAVLVDRLQETDLLDRVKAHNAARNPVGPHQGDSSVGDESYLLPMAYPEGSPMHPSYGAGHATVAGACVTVLKAFFDHGHSLGTTAYEADSTGEKLTALNLAVPLTVEGELNKLAANISIGRDWAGVHYYSDYKESLLMGEKIAIGILEEQKLCFPEQFHLDVPLFEGGTLRI from the coding sequence ATGAAATCACGTGCCCAACGATCCAATGAAACGCGCGTCGCAGCTACCGACTTAGCTGCGTCTCGCCCTCTCCCAACACACACATCAAACGGCGAAGAAGTTACGTGTAGAATAGATGGAAAACCTTCGCATAGCGCTAACTTCACCAAAGGACTTCCACACAACTACGAAACCGGACTCGCTCTAAACACTATCGACTACGAGCTTTTCGTCAAAGGTATCGATTCTGGCGATCCCGAGGACTTTGCGAAGACTCCGCTGGGACCAGCCGCTAGAGGCAAGCTTGAAAAAAAGCCTATCTGTCCGACAAGGACACTCATCGGTTGCGAAACAACAGCCGATGATCTTAAAAATATCTGGAAATCCGACCTCGGCAAGAACGGTCCAGAAGTAATCGATCCACCGCTATGCGAGGGAGATGAGCTGAATCCAGCCGATCCGACAAAGGGTATCTTCAAGTACGAAGCAACCAAAGTCAGAGCTTGGGAGAGTGCCGGAGCGGGACATCTTTTCGACCTCGAAGGTCCAGACGCCCAATCAGTCACGATGCCTCCAGCACCCAGGCTCGAATCTCCAGAACTCACCATTGAAATGGCCGAAGTCTACCTTCAGGCCCTACTTCGTGATACGCATCTGTCGAATCTAAACAACATCCCTGGAGGCGATAGTACACAAGCCATACCTAGCTGCAACGACTCCCACGTCACAGTTGAGGTGGCCGATGAAATCTTACTTGCCCTCGGCTCCAAACGTACAGGCATCGGCCTATTTCGCGGATTAACCAAGGGTGACCTAGAGGGCCCTTATCTCTCCCAATTCCTGCTCGCAGGCAATAAAGGCATCAACGGAAAGCCGAACGGAAGAGACCGCTTCCCCGGGACTGGCGAAATTTCCTACGGAGCCCTCAAGGTTTCCCAAAAAGTCAAAACCGCCAAGCCCTGTATCGACTACCTAACTACATGGGAATCTTGGTTTGATGTGCAGAACGGGGCTGACTTCCGTGGTTATGAAACCTATATTTCCGATCCGGACTACAGATTCATTACTACTCCCAGAGACCTCGCCACCTATGTCCACTACGACGCTCTTTACCAAGCGTATCTGAATGCCTGCCTGATCTTGATCGGAAACGAAGTACCCTTCGACCCTGGAATCCCCTATCAACGAGATGACCGCTACGACAAACAACAGGGATTTGCGCACTTCGGTAGCCCGCACATTCTAAGTCTCGTTTGCGAAGTCGCGACCCGCGCTCTAAAAGCAGTTCGTTTTCAAAAGTTCAATATCCACCGCCGACTCCGCCCAGAGGCTCTCGCCGGTCGTATCCACGCTCAAATGACAGGAAAGATCAATCTGCCCGAGATTGCAGTTCTCGTGGACAGATTACAAGAGACCGATCTACTCGACCGCGTAAAGGCTCACAACGCCGCTCGCAACCCGGTCGGCCCTCACCAAGGAGACTCTAGCGTCGGAGACGAATCCTATTTGCTACCCATGGCTTACCCCGAAGGTTCGCCCATGCATCCTAGCTACGGTGCTGGACACGCCACTGTTGCTGGTGCTTGCGTGACAGTTCTCAAAGCATTTTTCGATCATGGACACTCTCTAGGAACCACTGCCTACGAGGCGGACAGTACAGGTGAAAAACTCACAGCTTTGAACCTCGCAGTTCCACTCACCGTTGAAGGTGAGCTCAACAAGCTCGCTGCAAATATCTCGATCGGCCGCGATTGGGCAGGAGTACACTACTATTCAGATTATAAAG